TATGAGAGACCGAGCGATCTCGTTTACAGAGCTGCAGCAAATGTTGATGGAAATCGAAAGCGACTTGGTAGAAGACAACTTGTCCTGGGAGTTTGAGGACGCGATGTTCCCCCCAGGCCATTTGCCTCACCGCACCCTTGAGCGGCAGATTTCCTTGGTTAACGGCAGCAAAGTGGACTTGAAACGTTCCACCCGAGATCAATGGCGATCCCATGAGCAACGATCTAGCTGGGTTTCCGATAATCCCGGTATGAAGCTCAAGGTCGCCAGATACGACTCCCGATTGATCGAACACTGGTCTGACTTGCATGAGCAAATGGTGTTGGACTGCGAGAGTCAAGACGAAGCGACTAAGCAAGAAAGTGGTCTTAAACTCCTGAGGTGGACATATGACGACGCTCCAAAGAGTGTGGAGCCCATCTCTACGCCAAGCCGTCATTTCTATATCCGAGGAACCTACCAAACCCTTTCGATAGACCGTCGAGTAGGCTGGCATCCTGACTATATAGATCTTCTGGAGGATGAGTCTTGATAGTCGCTCACGACCTCTATGCTGAAACGAATCCTGCGTTCTGCTCCTACATCCTTGCAACCTTTGCATCGGCCTACGAGCAGGAGAAGTCCAGCGGCCCAGAGATGTTGCTCTGCTATGCAGCACTGCCCATTGCATTATCAGGCGATCTGGAAAAAACGTTCTCCGGGACGAACCGCCTGACCGGGCTTCTCGAGTGGCTACAAAGAAATCCGGTCGTCCAGATTGACCTCCGTGAACGCATCGATAACTCGGCAGAAATCGTCACTGAAGCAATCCAGTTCGGATGTTTTTCGAAGCTCCTGACTATCAATGAACATGGCCTTGTGTCGACAGGGACGAAGTCCACGAACAAGAGCGTGATCAATCGGCTTAGCTCTCCTAATCTGAATGCCTTCAAACGCGCCCGGTCATTGGGATATTGGATGGCAATGGCGGGGAGCACCCGCACGACACTCAACATGATGGGATTGACTGTATGAGTCGCTGGAACATTGCGAGCATCTTTTTCCTTGGGGAAGAAGGCCGACTGAGAACAATCACCCTAGAGCCAGGTGTAAACATCATCACCGGCGCCTCTGGTACTGGAAAATCTACGCTCATCAAGGCTATCGATTACTGCCTGGGATCGAGCGAATGCGAGCTCGCCGCGTATGTACGTCGTCACAGCATCGCTGTTGGAGTCAAATGGATTTCCGATGGCGCTGAAATGATCACGGGCCGCATAGTTCCACCACTCGCTCAGAAGAGTAGCGGGAGCATGTTTGTTAGCACCGGCAGAGATCTGCCACTGCCTCGGACGATAAGTGAGTTCGAAGGCGCTACTACCCTCAAGTCAGCGAAGGCGCTCATTGAGCGAGCCTTTGGAATCGGAGATCTTGCCGGAGACTCGCGTGAAGCTGGCGTGCAGCGCTGGCGTGCGTCAGTGCGCCACGCCACTGCCTATATGTTTGTGACCAAAGAAGTCATCAACAACGAGAAGGCCCTACTCCACGGATTAGATCAGGCAGACGAAGCGAAAGGGATCATTGAAACGATGCCCTATTTTCTTAGGGTTGTGAACGAAGAATCCGTGATTCATGAACGGAAGCTACGTGAACTGCGCCAACGATATGATCGGGAAGAGCGTCGTCAGCGCACTCAGAAAGCGTCCGACAGTGAGTTCAGGACAGTTGCGATGCGTCTTTTGATGGACGCTCAGCGCTGCGGCATGATCAGCGCTCTCCCGGACAGGCAAATTACGGAAGAGGGTCTTAAGGCCACCCTTGATGCAGCTCGAAGAAGCCCTGCAAGTCGCTCGGTCAATCCTGACGAAAGTGAGCTGCCAGCTTTATACGCCGAGCGAAGGAAGCTACTGAGCCTGTTGGACAATCAACGTCGCAAAGTGCGTGCAACTCAAACCGTGCTAACGGAAATGGAAGATTTTAGAGGCACGGTACAGCGCCAATACGAAAAGCTGGAGCTTTCAGAACATATTAGCAAGATGGGTGAAGTGTGTCCGGTATGCGATGCGCCTTCCCTGAAGGGTCGGTTAATTGCAGGTGCTTTGCAGGCCACCCTTCAGATCATCCGCTCAGAAAGCGTTGCTGTCGAAAGCGTAAAGCCCCGACTTGTGGAGCACGACCAAGTGCTTCATGACGAACTCAGAGATATCAATGTCGATCTGAAGGCAGTGAACGAGCGGATTGCAACATGGGTGCGGCAAAACGAAGAAAACAAAAGGTTTGAGTCGGCTTCGACTTACCGGGCGAACCTGCTAGGAAAAATTTCACTCTTTCTTGAGCTCAGCCCTGCTCATCGGGCTGCGGCTGTTAGCCTTGATGTGTTGCGTACTCAGATCGAAGAGCTGGAAGCGAAGGTCGACCATGCTGCCAGGAAGGTGCTCTTGGATAGAGCGCAACGCAAGGTCTCGGAGAGAATGACGAAATCAATCGTTGACCTACCGACTAAAGAGCCATGCTTCGATGTAGACATTGAATTTTATGCACGCCCACCCGAAGTGGCGGTCATTGAACGGGGACAGAATGCCGTCCTGCGAATGATAGACCTAGGCTCCGACGAAAACTGCCTAGCAATTCATGTTGCCCTCACTTTTGCCTTGCAATCGTTCTTCAAAGAAGTAGGAGCGCCAGTACCGGGCTTCTTGGCTTTCGATCAGATAAGCCGCCCCTACTATCCGACTCGTGGTGAAGATGAAACCTTCCTCACAGGTGAAGACGAAGAGATTCTGGCAATGCGCAAGCACATCAATTTCTTATTCAATGAAACGGCGACTCAAGAGGATCTTCAGGTACTATTAATCGAACACGCCTACTTCGCTGATGATCCCCGCTATGTGAGTGCGACAAGGGAACGATGGACTCGCACCTCTGGGAATGCATTGATCCCAATGGACTGGCCGCAGCGATCTGAACAGTGAAAACAGTCGACTGAGTGCTGTTGCAGAATTTTTCCATTACTAACTACAGATAACGCAGAGGCGCTATTGGTACGTGCTTTCGTGAACCGAGCCTTGGCACGCCTGCGTCTGGGCCCTTCGGGCTTCCATCCTGCACGCTGCGCGCCCCGCTTGCCCGTATCGATCCGACATCGCGGCCTACCGTGTACTTGAAAGAAAGTCTTCGGCACCTCCCTACGCTTACGGAGATCATCAGCCATTTTCAGTGCCTCGATTCCGACCTGCAGTCAGTCGACGATAAAGGGTGGCAAGGATGCGAGCGTCTAGCAGCGCATGATGTGGAAGCTCGGGCTGCTCTACGTCGCTAAGGTGATCTACGTTGAGATGCCTGAATAGCTGAATCAAATTGGTTGCGCGATTGGCCACATTTGCTGGCCAACGGTGATTTACGTAGGCCAGCTGGCAAAAGAAATCCCAGTCCCAATCCGGGGCGTCAGAGCAAATCTCGAGCGGGCCTTCAAGGTTACTCAGGAAAGCGAGCAGTGAGGTTTGAGCTTCGACCAGGGGTTGCCCATGTTCAGGTAGGTTGAGCTGAGGCAGGACGTTCTGGATCACGAAGTCACTGCAGTCCTTCGTCTGGTACCCAGCATCGGACGATTTTGCCGTTACCTTGAGTTCTGAACCCTTTCTGCAAAAACCTTGGAATGAAGTGCTGTCGTATCCCTGACATGTCCTGCCCCCTCAGATCTTTACGCATTATGCTGCCTTGGCGATTGCCGTCTAGAACGCTGGCCGGGGCAGGCCTAGGCGGTTTCTTCCTCGGCCTGGAAGACCTCGATAAGCTTCTAATTTCGATATTAAATGTAACTTAGCCGAGCCGAAATTTTTCAAAACTATCCACAGCTATAAGACTTAACCCGCACCACCGCTATTAATAGGCAGTGCACCCTACGGAGACAAGATATCTCTTAGGCCTTGGGCACACCATCATGGCGACTTACTCAAGGCCAAGCATAAGACCTTTTCGGCTTTCCGCCCATTGAACGGTGCACGCAAATATGGCACATTGACATCCACCCGATGTACCAAGCCAACTCACTCAAGGAAGAATTATGCTAAACATGCATATACCCACAATTGAAAATTACTCTGCTGAACACGCTGATTGGTATAAGGGCTTCTCGACCGCATTCAATTTATCACAGTTAAGCAACTATTTATTCTTAAGCTACCTAACTACGCAAGTATCACAAAACGAACACATCCTCGAAAACCAAATGGAGTACGCAATTGGGATAAAGGACTGCAAAAACGAAGAAGAACGCGACGACTTACTAAATAGTATCGATATTCTAGACATGCTTAACCAGATCGTCGCCGACTTCGCATCAACAGACCGCAAACACAACGAAATGTTATTCTATAGAGGCTTATCCATTCACGGATACCATGATAAAAATGTGAAAATCGATTTAAAAGAAATATTAAATTCAACAACGGAAAAAAGCTGGAACAAAGTTATAAGAGGATTAGTTAACGTATTTGAATTCCTATATCTTTTTTCTGTAACAGAAGACCATCTTAAAGTTATTGTAAACCTTGATAATACCAAAAGTGTAATAGGCAAAGCATTGAAGGACAAGCCAGGTATCATCGAGCACTTTGAAACTGATTTCAAGATGCCACGAAATTTTATAATAAAACTGTGGGAATTCTATGTGGAAGTCAGAAACATATATGCTCACAGCTTTGGCTACATTAATGAAAAGGACAAGGAAAACCTTGCCAGAAAACGCGAAGAATTCATCGAGGCATATGATAAGCTTCCTATCGACTGGCATCTTTTTGAGCACGACTTAATGGATGACTTCTTTAATGATGAAAAAATATCCGTAGGAAAGATGTATTTGATCAGCGTGAGCGAGATTTGCATATTTAAAAACTTTGTTCGGATATTCATTCCCCAACTATCACGATGGGAAAAGCGCATATCATTAGAGGCCATCGACGGACAAGCCAAGAACGCTGACATTAAAACATCATAACCTTTGCAAGATGATCCGCCCATCGCAGCCTATACCCAGAATATGATCCAGCGCTCGGATGATTAGCGCTTTGTCAGCATGTTCAAAATTCGGCGCCCCCTTTAGCTTCGCTCTGATGCCCTCGCATTGATTACGAAACGCAGGTTCTGCTCCAGAGCCTGCGATTTTCAACGTCAGCATGCCTTACTCACAGCGCCCTAACCAACCCATCATGTCGTCGGAGCCCGAAGAACAAAGATCCCCATCTTCCTCGAAAATTTTCAATTGACTTCGATTCGGGCGGCGCTTCGTCCCCGACCAGCCAGGCACCATTGCCGACAAATGGTTACCCGTGCCGCTGGCCGTAGCGACATCCCATTCATCACCGAAAATGCGCACACGAGCGCCTGTAGTGCTGAATTATTAGGATATGTCGCTGGCAGCTTACAAGCGTCTTTGATTCTCGCAGCCCGAGCTTGCGTTGAGCGCGACGAGCGCTTCAACCAAGCAACAATCACATCAGTTAAGGCGCTATTACCTGCTCGTGAGATTGGAACGTCGAATAGCCGAACGTTACCTCATCACTATCTGCGCCACGAGAATCGTCAGCGATGCTATAAATCCTCGCAGCCAAAACACCACCTTCTAGGTTTCGAACAAGAAAGACTTCCCCTGTCCTTACCGTATAGCTACGTGAACTGCTGTCGTAGGCGTCAAATGACAATGGTTGGTTACTCTTAGCGTTTTTGACGCGAGCCACTCGTGTTCCAGGGCAACTGTAAATGTGAATGGAATCATCACTTGCCTTGCTGAAACTGATATCGAAATACTGGCCATTTCGAGAATGTATTCTAATCTCGCCGTTTTGCGTGGAGTAATCAAAGGTGATGAACTCAAGTCCCTTATCAGCGATAGCAATTGGCGCCGCCCTTCTAATAGCCTCGGCCTCAGCGGCCTCAACCTCCCGTACATCTTCGACCACTTCCAGTTCTACTCCGACTTGACTGAGCAACTCCGCTAGGTGAAGGATCTGCAAATTTCTCCCGCCTGAAGCCCTGCGGTATTCATCCAAGAGCTCTGGACGAGGATAAACACCCGCGCGGTTGGATCTTACAAACCAGTCGGCTTTCTCTTCCCCTGTAACAAAAATCAGATCTTGCTTATGGTTCTCGCCTATTTCTAAAATCGTGCGCCAAATCAAATAATCGCCGATGCCACCGTCATCCTTGCCTGCATCCTTGTAACCTGGTGGCCTCTTAAGAATACGCCTGGCCTTCCAGTCCTTATCAACTTCTGATCGGTCGATTTTTGTATCGATTACAACGTTCTCTGAAAAGATTTCGTCGTACGCTTGAGTGACTGGATCGTCTCCACGCCAGCCCTTCATACGATCAATCAGCGTCTGCAGTCGCTTCGCATATTCGGAGCCCGCTTTCTTCAATTGCTCAGCAGCATCCAAAGCAGGAGCGGCTTCTACCAACTCTTTAAAGCAGTGGGGAATTCCGCCAACGATATTACGAGCTGAACTGGCTTTGTCCTGGACAGTTTTAAGGATATTCGACAACTCGCCATCTCGGTTGCTCACAAACTCGCGTATCACACGGCCTGGCACTTTGAGTCGCCCGCTTTTGGCTAAGCCCATAAGCGCGTTTTTGATTTCCTTAAACTCTCGCCCGCCTACCTTGTAGGGCACCAGCAACACATTCGTGTCTAATACGACTAGCACGTCCGGGTCATCTGCACTTTTGATTTTGGACGGTTTGAGAAGGTGGCTGGCATCAGGGAAACACTCCTCAAGCGCCCAAGCGGGGAGTGATAAGTCATCGTTCTGGCTATCATTGGATTTGAGATTCTCAGGTTTTCCCACGAATTTCTCCCTGTCTGATTGAGTGCTGCGCATAACTGCGACGAGGCATTCTGCCACTAATGCTGTTTGCCATCAGCTTTTGACTGGAGGAAATCCTACTAACTAATCTTGTGGGTCAGGAATACTTACCATTCGGGTCTAGCAACAGAGTGCTTGCAATTTGCTGCGGCGCTGCTCTGGGTGGTAGCTCTTACCGCACTTCCTAGAGCAGGGCGTCTGTTTTAGAGACTCCCATGGTGGTAACTTACGTCGTCTAATCCCGGTCATTGGCAAAGTGTCGAAATTACGTGCCACCACCGCACTCATAGGTGAGTCATGCCAAAAAATCTAACCGCACGTATTGAGAGTCTTCGCACTGTTACCTTTCAGCGTATAGGAAGGAATTCGCGAGGCAATTTGGAGTACCAGGGGAATGAAAGGGGCGTCTTACCACCGCCCACCAATGAGTCTGGATTTTACTGGCTGTACACTGACTATTCGACGGAAGAGCTCATTGCCTCCCAGAAAGGGTATAAGCAAAAAGCAATAGACTTACCGCTCCTCGCAGGCCTTCATGATGGGCTTTCCAACGTGTGCTCAATCAAACACGAAGGTTTCAGACTGGTGTACAACGGCATCGCCGAGAAGCTTTTTCTTCGCTCCCGAATAAGCCAACATTTCAATGGGGGAAATGGAACCGGTAGCTTGCACATTTCAGACTCGACGCTGAATAACCTTGAACGCTGGCGAGTCTCTTATGTAGCTACGTCCGCGCTTTCCTCGCACCGTGATGCCGACTCACAAACTTACATTGGCTTGCACGCAAAGCACTATGAAAGGATGTGGCGGCTGGAGCACGGCTGGCCCATTTTTTGCTCGATTTGAAAGCAAATTGTTCATCCGAGAGCCCAGTCCAAAACTGGGTACTGCGCCAATAAGCCCAATTCGAGCATCATGGTAAGCACCCGGCATTGTCAACAGGGTAGCGACGCTAAGAAGAGGTGGTGCCCGTTTAGGTGGCTGTGGGATCCGCAGTGAAGCCATGATGCAGAGCCAGAATTATCCGCGCTTGAGTAGGCAACCGCGACCCACCGTTCCACATGCGGTCTTTGCA
The sequence above is drawn from the Pseudomonas sp. FP2196 genome and encodes:
- a CDS encoding PIN domain-containing protein produces the protein MGKPENLKSNDSQNDDLSLPAWALEECFPDASHLLKPSKIKSADDPDVLVVLDTNVLLVPYKVGGREFKEIKNALMGLAKSGRLKVPGRVIREFVSNRDGELSNILKTVQDKASSARNIVGGIPHCFKELVEAAPALDAAEQLKKAGSEYAKRLQTLIDRMKGWRGDDPVTQAYDEIFSENVVIDTKIDRSEVDKDWKARRILKRPPGYKDAGKDDGGIGDYLIWRTILEIGENHKQDLIFVTGEEKADWFVRSNRAGVYPRPELLDEYRRASGGRNLQILHLAELLSQVGVELEVVEDVREVEAAEAEAIRRAAPIAIADKGLEFITFDYSTQNGEIRIHSRNGQYFDISFSKASDDSIHIYSCPGTRVARVKNAKSNQPLSFDAYDSSSRSYTVRTGEVFLVRNLEGGVLAARIYSIADDSRGADSDEVTFGYSTFQSHEQVIAP
- a CDS encoding DUF3732 domain-containing protein, whose amino-acid sequence is MSRWNIASIFFLGEEGRLRTITLEPGVNIITGASGTGKSTLIKAIDYCLGSSECELAAYVRRHSIAVGVKWISDGAEMITGRIVPPLAQKSSGSMFVSTGRDLPLPRTISEFEGATTLKSAKALIERAFGIGDLAGDSREAGVQRWRASVRHATAYMFVTKEVINNEKALLHGLDQADEAKGIIETMPYFLRVVNEESVIHERKLRELRQRYDREERRQRTQKASDSEFRTVAMRLLMDAQRCGMISALPDRQITEEGLKATLDAARRSPASRSVNPDESELPALYAERRKLLSLLDNQRRKVRATQTVLTEMEDFRGTVQRQYEKLELSEHISKMGEVCPVCDAPSLKGRLIAGALQATLQIIRSESVAVESVKPRLVEHDQVLHDELRDINVDLKAVNERIATWVRQNEENKRFESASTYRANLLGKISLFLELSPAHRAAAVSLDVLRTQIEELEAKVDHAARKVLLDRAQRKVSERMTKSIVDLPTKEPCFDVDIEFYARPPEVAVIERGQNAVLRMIDLGSDENCLAIHVALTFALQSFFKEVGAPVPGFLAFDQISRPYYPTRGEDETFLTGEDEEILAMRKHINFLFNETATQEDLQVLLIEHAYFADDPRYVSATRERWTRTSGNALIPMDWPQRSEQ
- a CDS encoding three component ABC system middle component, translated to MIVAHDLYAETNPAFCSYILATFASAYEQEKSSGPEMLLCYAALPIALSGDLEKTFSGTNRLTGLLEWLQRNPVVQIDLRERIDNSAEIVTEAIQFGCFSKLLTINEHGLVSTGTKSTNKSVINRLSSPNLNAFKRARSLGYWMAMAGSTRTTLNMMGLTV